In a single window of the bacterium genome:
- a CDS encoding Yip1 family protein yields MNKFIDNFYGVLFHPAETFNELKENPRMIQGFIIVVVISILSPVLKFSINSGQNPFLQGFELINASFWGLLSWLFFALFLEIVASIFKKGGKTKIFLCLSAFALIPWLFLAPACLFKTGGLLFKAVGILIGLACWLWSTVLMAFAIMKTYEISPQRVITFILIPFLGGILGFYWFFGFFSTLIQIIQ; encoded by the coding sequence ATGAATAAATTTATTGATAATTTTTACGGAGTTTTGTTTCATCCCGCTGAAACTTTTAATGAATTAAAAGAAAATCCTCGCATGATTCAGGGGTTTATAATAGTTGTTGTTATAAGTATTTTAAGCCCTGTTTTGAAATTTTCTATAAATTCAGGACAAAACCCTTTTCTGCAAGGATTTGAATTGATTAATGCTTCTTTTTGGGGGCTTTTAAGCTGGTTATTTTTTGCGTTATTCCTTGAAATAGTAGCAAGTATTTTTAAAAAAGGCGGTAAAACAAAGATTTTTTTGTGTTTATCCGCATTTGCTCTTATCCCGTGGCTGTTTTTAGCTCCTGCCTGTTTGTTTAAAACTGGAGGACTTTTATTTAAAGCTGTTGGGATTCTTATAGGTCTTGCGTGCTGGTTGTGGAGTACTGTTCTTATGGCTTTTGCGATTATGAAAACTTATGAAATATCTCCTCAAAGGGTTATTACTTTTATTCTTATTCCTTTTCTGGGTGGAATTTTAGGATTTTACTGGTTTTTCGGATTTTTCTCAACTTTAATTCAAATAATTCAATAA
- the argS gene encoding arginine--tRNA ligase: protein MIKELILNQIEEAIKKAYDEDKMGQLQDTDILNILIVEKTKNPEFGDYAVNISPLSRHARMAPAQIAEAIKPYINIDDVEVSIIQGFINFKLGKSVLNDGIAQIILKNKDFGRNNLGNSEKVLLEYVSANPTGPLHIGHGRWAAVGSTLANLLKFSGYDVSQEFYINDAGNQINNLGKSLWLRVLQELGIEASFPQTEEEGSKNYYSGEFLIEPAKEYLKTNKVKAEELYKNNPDPLNPSEEIIKELSDFAKALMLQSQKELLAKFRTNFDIYYSETSLHQRGEVEKTIEKLKSFDKLYEKEGALWFKSSEYGDDQDRVIKKGDGSYTYLTADIAYHYDKIERGFERLINIWGADHHGYVARIKASIEAMGKNPDCLEVLLGQLVNLIISGEQVRMGKRRKMLTLEDLIDEVGVDGTRFWMIMRSIDTTLDFDVDLAKSCSDENPVFYVQYAHARVCSILRTATAEKFDQDNKTQLPSFITKEELKEIINPEKFNKNLLESLWKTNSEKEIEATKSLILKLESFEDLVQTSAKIRAPYMIARYTLELAKDFHYFYTFTRVLNVENDLMKARLCLINAVKQVFANALDLLGVLAPESM, encoded by the coding sequence ATGATAAAAGAGTTGATTTTAAATCAAATTGAAGAAGCAATAAAAAAAGCTTACGATGAAGATAAAATGGGGCAACTTCAAGATACGGATATTTTAAATATATTAATAGTTGAAAAAACTAAAAATCCTGAATTTGGTGATTATGCCGTAAATATTTCGCCACTTTCGCGGCATGCCAGAATGGCACCTGCTCAAATAGCGGAAGCAATAAAACCTTACATAAATATAGACGATGTTGAAGTATCAATAATTCAGGGATTTATAAATTTCAAACTGGGAAAAAGCGTATTAAATGACGGAATTGCTCAAATAATATTAAAAAACAAAGATTTTGGCAGAAATAATCTCGGTAATTCTGAAAAAGTGCTTCTTGAATATGTTTCTGCAAATCCTACAGGACCTCTTCATATTGGTCATGGAAGATGGGCGGCTGTAGGAAGTACTCTTGCGAATTTACTGAAATTTTCCGGCTATGATGTTTCTCAGGAATTTTATATCAATGATGCCGGAAATCAAATAAATAATCTCGGAAAATCTTTATGGCTTAGAGTTTTGCAGGAACTGGGTATTGAGGCAAGTTTCCCTCAAACAGAAGAAGAGGGCTCAAAAAATTATTATTCCGGTGAATTCCTTATTGAACCAGCAAAAGAATATTTGAAAACCAATAAAGTAAAAGCTGAAGAGCTTTATAAAAATAACCCTGATCCTTTAAATCCTTCTGAGGAAATAATAAAAGAGTTGTCAGATTTTGCAAAAGCTTTAATGCTGCAAAGCCAGAAAGAACTTCTTGCAAAATTCAGGACTAATTTTGATATTTATTACAGCGAAACATCTCTTCATCAAAGAGGCGAAGTTGAAAAGACTATCGAAAAACTGAAAAGCTTCGATAAACTTTATGAAAAAGAGGGTGCTTTATGGTTTAAATCCTCTGAATACGGTGATGATCAGGATAGAGTTATTAAAAAGGGCGATGGTTCTTATACCTATTTGACAGCGGATATCGCTTATCATTACGATAAAATTGAAAGAGGCTTTGAGAGGCTAATAAATATCTGGGGTGCAGATCATCATGGATATGTAGCAAGAATAAAAGCTTCGATAGAAGCGATGGGGAAAAATCCGGACTGCCTTGAAGTCCTTCTGGGACAGCTTGTTAATTTAATTATATCCGGAGAACAGGTAAGAATGGGCAAAAGAAGGAAAATGCTCACTCTTGAAGATCTTATAGACGAAGTTGGTGTTGACGGAACCCGATTCTGGATGATTATGAGAAGTATTGATACAACTCTTGATTTTGATGTTGATCTTGCAAAGTCATGCTCTGATGAAAATCCTGTTTTTTATGTTCAATATGCACATGCACGGGTTTGCAGTATTTTAAGAACAGCAACGGCAGAAAAATTCGATCAGGACAATAAAACACAGCTTCCTTCTTTTATCACGAAAGAAGAACTTAAAGAGATTATAAATCCCGAAAAATTTAATAAAAACTTACTGGAATCCTTGTGGAAGACAAATAGTGAAAAAGAAATTGAAGCAACAAAATCATTGATTTTGAAGCTGGAATCTTTTGAAGATTTAGTTCAAACATCGGCAAAAATCAGGGCGCCTTATATGATAGCGAGATATACACTCGAACTGGCAAAAGATTTTCATTATTTTTACACTTTTACAAGAGTATTGAATGTTGAAAATGATTTAATGAAAGCAAGATTGTGCCTTATCAATGCGGTTAAACAGGTTTTTGCAAATGCTCTTGACCTTCTTGGAGTTTTGGCGCCTGAATCCATGTAA
- a CDS encoding PilT/PilU family type 4a pilus ATPase, which translates to MENEINPLEDTGLPRFEIHSFLALSVKQGVSDIHLRVNSVPVVRKDGVILKTKYNPITEQDMDDIVKVIVPQKHYHKVKTTYDFDFSMEMANIARFRVNLLHDLGNVGLVLRIIPLEVPSIENLYLPPSLKEFTNYNNGLVLITGPTGSGKSTTLATILSYLNNNTQKHVVTLEDPIEFIHTNKKSIFTQRQLNVDTDTFPNGIKYALRQDPDVILIGEMRDMDTIFSALKAAETGHLVFSTLHTTDAVQTINRVINAFQPYERDAVRMQIASVLRGTVAQKLVKKRDGKGRVPATEVLVVTPAAKDYIERNEIDRIYDLINKGSFNNMMSMNMSLLKLVKADLISEEAAIEQSNNPNEMQQMIKGMFHGAQNMQ; encoded by the coding sequence ATGGAAAATGAAATAAATCCTCTTGAAGACACTGGTTTGCCAAGATTTGAAATTCATTCATTTTTAGCCTTGTCAGTAAAACAAGGGGTTTCAGATATTCATTTAAGAGTAAATTCTGTTCCTGTTGTGCGGAAAGACGGAGTTATCCTTAAAACAAAATATAATCCGATTACAGAACAGGATATGGATGATATTGTAAAGGTGATAGTTCCTCAAAAGCATTATCATAAAGTAAAGACTACTTATGACTTTGATTTTTCAATGGAAATGGCTAATATAGCAAGATTTAGAGTTAATTTACTTCATGATTTGGGCAATGTCGGTCTTGTATTAAGAATAATTCCTCTGGAAGTTCCGTCTATAGAAAATTTATACCTGCCTCCTTCACTAAAAGAATTTACAAATTATAATAATGGTCTTGTTTTAATAACCGGACCGACAGGAAGCGGTAAATCGACCACACTTGCTACTATACTCAGTTATTTGAATAACAATACACAGAAACACGTTGTTACTCTTGAAGATCCTATAGAGTTTATTCATACTAACAAGAAAAGTATTTTTACTCAGAGACAGCTTAATGTTGATACTGATACTTTTCCCAATGGAATAAAATATGCGCTAAGACAGGATCCCGATGTCATTTTGATTGGTGAAATGCGTGATATGGATACAATATTTAGTGCGTTAAAGGCTGCGGAAACAGGACACCTCGTGTTTTCAACACTTCACACCACTGATGCCGTTCAAACAATAAACAGGGTTATTAATGCTTTTCAGCCTTATGAAAGAGATGCTGTAAGAATGCAGATAGCCTCTGTTTTGAGAGGAACTGTTGCACAAAAACTTGTTAAGAAGCGTGACGGCAAAGGGCGAGTGCCTGCAACAGAAGTTTTAGTTGTTACTCCGGCAGCAAAAGATTACATAGAAAGAAATGAAATTGACAGAATTTATGATTTAATAAATAAAGGCAGTTTTAATAATATGATGAGCATGAATATGTCTTTGTTAAAGCTTGTAAAAGCGGATTTGATTTCAGAAGAAGCTGCTATAGAACAGTCTAATAATCCAAATGAAATGCAGCAAATGATAAAAGGCATGTTCCACGGCGCGCAGAACATGCAATAG
- the dnaG gene encoding DNA primase: MRRKIGSSKNSMVQKSDINIPVVDAVSEIKNRLDIVDVISGHIALKKSGKNYWGCCPFHKEKTPSFSVSPDKGIFKCFGCGAGGDSISFLMKINNNTFYEVIVEMAQKFGIPIQKQNFSSEKTEIKNRILEVNQEAVRFFNKLLLNAPEAAKAREYLFKRNISEDVIEKFNIGYSMNSFDSLINHFQSGKTQNEDLASTTSELLYQAGLVSEKTSGNGHVDRFRNRIMIPIQDEKGDFIAFGARSLENNQNPKYLNSPDTLLFNKSRSLFALHQAKQSIKEQDSVIIMEGFFDVISAHTNGLTNVVATLGTALTEQHIKILARYSDSRRIYLAFDSDEAGINATDRGAEIIKSVFSGLGDIKQFDENFSEISDKNNRSVCEIRVISNTTGKDPDEFIRTEGLDAYKKVINDAPLLIDYQINRIMKSKEKIETPQEKSKIIQELIPILSDIRNSIIRNEYIKLVSEKLMIDEESLNIEVKKSLQNVIKKEKNLNQEKRQNLEENHISAQKNLLSLYFLNSEKLSPLCINNYLKEVNFTEENISLIQNEINKSLNEITNPEKLSDELFTKLAENEEAKKILVDVICSVDEKKGMNTSLLEQYIRDHIAFLKRCALSEQQNKLKMQYYASNKDDSSSLKQQQLVKELILQNRLEV, translated from the coding sequence GTGAGAAGAAAAATAGGAAGCAGTAAAAACAGTATGGTTCAAAAATCTGATATAAATATACCTGTAGTTGATGCAGTCAGTGAAATTAAGAACAGGCTTGATATTGTTGATGTAATTTCAGGACATATTGCCTTGAAAAAATCAGGCAAAAATTACTGGGGCTGCTGTCCTTTTCATAAAGAAAAAACCCCGTCTTTTTCTGTAAGCCCTGATAAAGGCATTTTTAAATGTTTTGGCTGCGGTGCCGGCGGTGATTCCATAAGTTTTCTGATGAAGATTAACAATAATACTTTTTATGAAGTAATTGTTGAAATGGCGCAGAAATTTGGTATACCGATTCAAAAACAAAATTTTTCTTCAGAAAAAACGGAAATCAAAAATCGAATATTGGAAGTGAATCAAGAGGCAGTGAGGTTTTTCAACAAACTTCTTCTGAATGCCCCTGAAGCCGCAAAAGCAAGAGAATATCTTTTTAAAAGGAATATATCAGAAGATGTTATTGAAAAATTTAATATCGGTTACTCCATGAACAGCTTCGACAGCTTGATAAATCATTTTCAAAGCGGCAAAACACAAAACGAAGATTTAGCTTCAACCACAAGTGAACTGCTTTATCAGGCAGGACTTGTTTCAGAAAAAACTTCGGGTAACGGTCATGTTGATCGTTTTAGAAACAGGATAATGATTCCTATTCAAGATGAAAAAGGTGACTTTATAGCATTTGGAGCAAGATCACTGGAAAATAACCAGAATCCGAAATATCTGAATTCTCCGGATACATTGCTTTTTAACAAAAGCAGAAGCTTGTTTGCTCTCCATCAGGCAAAACAGTCCATAAAAGAGCAGGATAGCGTAATAATAATGGAAGGCTTTTTTGATGTAATTTCAGCGCACACTAACGGTCTTACGAATGTGGTTGCCACGTTGGGTACGGCATTGACAGAACAACATATAAAAATCCTCGCCAGATATTCTGATTCCAGAAGAATATACCTGGCATTTGATTCGGACGAGGCAGGAATTAATGCAACAGACCGTGGTGCTGAGATTATCAAATCAGTTTTTTCAGGACTGGGCGATATAAAACAGTTTGATGAAAATTTCTCTGAAATTTCCGATAAAAACAATCGTTCAGTTTGCGAAATAAGAGTTATATCAAATACTACAGGAAAAGACCCCGATGAATTTATAAGAACAGAAGGGCTTGACGCGTATAAAAAAGTTATAAACGATGCGCCGCTTTTGATAGATTATCAGATAAACAGGATAATGAAATCAAAAGAAAAAATTGAAACTCCTCAGGAAAAATCAAAAATCATACAGGAATTAATTCCAATACTTTCGGATATAAGAAATTCCATCATAAGAAACGAATACATCAAACTTGTTTCCGAAAAGCTAATGATAGATGAAGAATCACTTAATATTGAAGTCAAAAAGAGTTTACAAAATGTAATAAAAAAGGAGAAAAATTTAAATCAGGAAAAAAGGCAAAATTTAGAAGAAAATCACATTTCTGCACAGAAAAATTTACTGAGTTTGTATTTTCTGAATAGTGAAAAACTGTCACCTTTGTGTATTAATAATTACTTAAAGGAGGTTAATTTCACTGAGGAAAATATCTCGTTAATTCAAAACGAAATTAATAAATCATTAAATGAAATTACAAATCCTGAAAAATTGTCAGATGAGCTATTCACCAAATTAGCTGAGAACGAAGAAGCAAAAAAAATATTAGTGGATGTAATATGCTCAGTTGACGAGAAAAAAGGAATGAACACCAGTTTACTGGAACAATATATCAGAGATCACATAGCGTTTTTAAAACGATGCGCTTTATCAGAGCAACAAAACAAGTTGAAAATGCAATATTACGCATCCAATAAAGATGACAGCTCTTCTCTTAAACAGCAGCAATTGGTTAAGGAATTGATTTTGCAAAACAGATTAGAAGTTTGA
- the rpoD gene encoding RNA polymerase sigma factor RpoD produces MIDKEYSKKRGGAAIDELLREEDSIDSDQINTLFGRPDPVGLIDQDEDDIDVKDQTDDEVDEVDITPPKGVPLDDPVRMYLREIGRIQLLTADEEIDLARKIVTGGNIGQIAKRKLVQANLRLVVSIAKKYVGRGMLFLDLIQEGNLGLIRAAEKFDHERGYKFSTYATWWIRQAITRAIADQARTIRIPVHMVETINKLKKITRKLAQDLSRKPTEEEISQAMGITINKLREIIKVAQEPLSLETPIGKEEDSRLGDFIEDKDADAPVMTVAHELLREDLAEVLRSLSPRERDVLRLRFGMDDGRQRTLEEVGQLFGVTRERIRQIEAKALRKLRHPNRSKKLKEYIES; encoded by the coding sequence ATGATTGATAAAGAATACAGTAAAAAACGCGGCGGCGCTGCTATTGATGAACTTCTCAGGGAAGAAGACAGTATTGACAGTGATCAGATAAATACTTTGTTTGGAAGACCTGATCCTGTAGGTCTTATCGATCAGGATGAAGATGATATTGATGTTAAAGATCAAACTGATGATGAAGTTGATGAGGTAGATATTACACCACCTAAAGGTGTGCCTCTTGATGATCCTGTCAGAATGTATTTAAGAGAGATTGGAAGAATTCAACTGCTTACAGCAGATGAAGAAATTGATCTTGCCAGAAAAATCGTAACAGGCGGAAATATCGGTCAAATAGCAAAACGCAAGCTGGTACAGGCAAATCTTAGACTGGTTGTCAGTATTGCCAAAAAATATGTCGGAAGAGGCATGTTGTTTCTTGACCTTATTCAGGAAGGAAACCTTGGACTTATCAGAGCAGCAGAAAAATTTGACCATGAAAGAGGCTATAAATTTAGTACCTATGCAACATGGTGGATTAGACAGGCTATTACAAGAGCAATTGCGGATCAAGCCCGTACTATAAGAATCCCTGTTCACATGGTGGAAACAATCAACAAGCTTAAAAAAATTACACGTAAACTGGCACAGGATTTGAGCCGTAAACCTACCGAAGAAGAAATTTCTCAAGCTATGGGGATTACAATAAACAAACTAAGAGAAATTATCAAAGTAGCACAGGAACCGCTTTCTCTTGAGACACCAATCGGAAAAGAAGAAGACAGCAGGTTGGGCGATTTTATCGAAGATAAAGATGCAGATGCGCCTGTAATGACAGTAGCACATGAGCTTCTAAGAGAAGACCTTGCCGAAGTTTTAAGAAGTTTATCTCCTAGAGAAAGAGATGTCTTAAGATTAAGATTCGGCATGGATGATGGAAGACAAAGAACTCTCGAAGAAGTTGGACAACTTTTCGGAGTAACGAGAGAAAGAATAAGACAAATCGAGGCAAAAGCTCTCAGAAAGCTTCGCCACCCTAACAGAAGTAAAAAACTTAAAGAATATATAGAATCATAG
- a CDS encoding nitrogenase iron protein NifH, protein MNNHENIRQIALYGKGGIGKSTISSNLTAALTCKNIKPAQIGCDPKADSVNTLMDGKFIETISDITREYGNSKEALQKAIYKGFNDILCMEAGGPFPGQGCAGRGVLVALDLIRQYKIFEQNNIDLVVYDVLGDIVCGGFAQPIRHGFAEEVYIVTSGEYMALYAANNIAFSIKQFAQQGLKVRVGGIIGNLRNIQNENEIINNFAEKLKLPVIQMIPRSDYVQKAEIKGKTVVEVFPDSEQAEVYFELASKILGNKNKFIPEALSKQELLGIINIENKVLAN, encoded by the coding sequence ATGAATAATCACGAAAATATCAGACAAATAGCTTTATACGGCAAAGGCGGCATAGGAAAATCCACTATTTCCAGTAATTTAACCGCTGCTTTGACATGCAAAAATATAAAACCGGCCCAAATTGGTTGCGATCCAAAGGCAGATTCGGTAAATACTTTAATGGACGGCAAATTTATAGAAACGATTTCCGATATAACAAGAGAATACGGGAATTCAAAAGAGGCGCTTCAGAAAGCTATTTACAAAGGATTTAACGACATTCTTTGTATGGAGGCGGGAGGACCTTTTCCCGGGCAGGGATGCGCAGGTAGAGGGGTTCTGGTTGCACTTGATTTGATTAGGCAGTATAAAATTTTTGAACAAAATAATATTGATCTGGTTGTTTATGATGTGCTTGGGGATATTGTATGCGGTGGTTTTGCCCAGCCTATCAGGCATGGATTTGCGGAAGAAGTTTACATTGTTACAAGCGGGGAGTATATGGCTCTTTATGCGGCTAATAATATTGCTTTTAGTATAAAACAATTTGCTCAGCAGGGATTAAAAGTAAGAGTCGGAGGAATTATAGGAAATCTCAGAAATATTCAAAACGAAAATGAAATTATTAATAATTTCGCTGAAAAGTTAAAATTACCTGTGATTCAAATGATTCCACGATCTGATTATGTACAAAAAGCAGAGATTAAAGGCAAAACAGTCGTTGAAGTCTTTCCTGATTCAGAGCAAGCTGAAGTTTATTTTGAACTTGCTTCTAAAATACTTGGTAATAAAAATAAATTTATACCTGAAGCTCTTTCTAAACAGGAACTTTTAGGAATAATAAATATTGAAAATAAGGTTCTGGCTAATTAA
- a CDS encoding nitrogenase component 1 translates to MELKTSKLQKAGYKWVKVSEMFDETPPVTASCEINKRFPGYEGLWCKLIMAVTSYAMTKNSIAVIHGPTNCAWAVRNFCSTNYSLYYGNPFLHMPVTNIDQNSVIYGGNQELIKTLLEVDKDYKPEHICVFDTCSTALIADDIERAIQTARKDCHAKIDYIPSAGFTSIPLGKSIEEIAVKYADMMEEPSEIFKSTVNILGQYKEQQDSSPVKCTGKRDGSGMGCGKGRGKYPDDASELSRIVESIGLKIHRILISGNYDYIKTAPQAAVNVISCPTWGVPLAEKMKEKFNTPYLRHCIPVGIGPTSKWIRDLAVFTGKQSEAEDFINKEILPLQEVFDKTKNLVKGKAALIECGRNSQTAFARPMALARALQELGMNIYLFGLHPVELKAKEVDVDYFLWDGFNPMILSGNYPNQQPLDITEVAKTLDLEENQYIYFTQDVFPMAKAGTFDAENIPRVETGVHLRRVINAPARGVGFRGAKALYESIIEASMFSSGSKKATLYGRVHGEFYEFGRKQ, encoded by the coding sequence ATGGAATTAAAAACTTCAAAATTGCAAAAAGCAGGATATAAATGGGTAAAAGTTTCTGAAATGTTTGATGAAACTCCTCCTGTAACTGCTAGTTGTGAAATTAATAAAAGATTTCCGGGCTACGAAGGGCTTTGGTGCAAGCTGATTATGGCTGTAACAAGTTATGCCATGACTAAAAATTCTATAGCAGTTATACATGGACCTACTAATTGTGCGTGGGCAGTAAGGAATTTTTGTTCTACAAATTATTCTCTTTATTATGGAAATCCCTTTTTACATATGCCTGTTACAAATATAGACCAGAATTCAGTAATTTATGGCGGGAATCAGGAGTTAATAAAAACGCTGTTAGAGGTTGATAAGGATTATAAGCCCGAACATATATGTGTTTTTGACACTTGCTCAACCGCACTTATAGCTGATGACATTGAAAGGGCTATACAAACTGCCCGAAAAGATTGCCATGCAAAGATTGATTATATTCCATCAGCAGGTTTTACGTCTATTCCTCTTGGCAAATCTATAGAAGAAATAGCAGTAAAATATGCAGATATGATGGAAGAACCTTCTGAAATATTTAAAAGTACCGTAAATATTCTCGGACAGTACAAAGAGCAACAGGATAGCTCACCTGTAAAATGCACTGGGAAGAGAGACGGAAGCGGAATGGGCTGCGGAAAAGGACGGGGGAAATATCCTGATGACGCTTCTGAATTATCGAGAATAGTTGAATCAATAGGTTTAAAAATTCACCGAATTTTAATTTCAGGGAATTATGATTATATAAAAACCGCACCACAGGCAGCCGTTAATGTAATTAGCTGCCCTACTTGGGGCGTGCCGCTTGCTGAAAAAATGAAAGAAAAGTTTAATACTCCCTATTTAAGACATTGTATTCCCGTAGGGATTGGACCAACTTCAAAATGGATAAGGGATTTGGCAGTTTTTACAGGTAAACAGTCAGAAGCTGAAGATTTTATAAATAAAGAAATTTTGCCATTGCAGGAAGTATTTGATAAAACGAAAAATCTTGTTAAAGGCAAAGCCGCCCTGATAGAATGTGGAAGAAACTCTCAAACAGCTTTTGCAAGACCGATGGCTTTAGCAAGAGCATTGCAGGAATTAGGCATGAATATATATTTATTTGGGCTTCATCCCGTAGAGTTGAAAGCAAAAGAAGTTGATGTGGATTATTTCTTATGGGATGGCTTTAATCCTATGATTCTTTCTGGCAATTATCCTAATCAACAGCCTTTAGATATAACAGAAGTTGCGAAAACACTTGATTTGGAAGAGAATCAATATATTTATTTTACTCAGGATGTTTTCCCAATGGCAAAAGCAGGAACTTTTGATGCGGAAAATATTCCAAGAGTTGAAACAGGTGTACATTTACGGCGTGTTATAAATGCACCTGCAAGAGGAGTAGGTTTCAGAGGGGCAAAAGCACTTTATGAAAGCATAATTGAAGCATCAATGTTCTCTTCAGGAAGTAAAAAAGCGACTTTATATGGAAGAGTGCATGGAGAATTTTATGAATTTGGGCGAAAACAATGA
- a CDS encoding nitrogenase component 1: MNIIKSDRQYKDLMKPGSFIGSTLTASGIKNALIIFHGISGCNIEATHFRSDQIPGGSYVPVIPTGLNEADCIQGGNEKLLLTLRNSINQAISRKKPPEVVFILTSDATAIVGDDIKVAAKVVEEETGVKIIGLDTPGFAGGLVHGTDIALSALLECHSESISRNGKSNNKKSINLIAPHLLGSKNWTNDTDEIIRLIQETDILVNLNMTRNFDLKDISEFAKAEFNYILSSEELTNFEKICSDLNSKILKENLPLPIGVANTEEWLLKIAEKFGNIEKAKEVLVKDQKFVQNQLRLNYNFSWMSTLMYGKHCGILAHAKFGASLARCLLWDFGIIPKVIGLVAETDRAMDEALELLKAIKNQAKFTVLINPSYFDYINHLKTAEVDFAIGSIQDKPLCIGQKIPHLSLAGFNFFNQYNFIPWPNFGIRGTLGLLTELSGIMEEAFYLKNMISSNNYEFKK; the protein is encoded by the coding sequence ATGAACATAATTAAATCAGATAGACAATATAAGGATTTAATGAAGCCGGGAAGCTTCATAGGTAGTACCTTGACAGCTTCCGGAATAAAAAACGCGCTTATAATATTTCATGGAATATCAGGATGCAACATTGAAGCAACGCACTTCCGCTCTGACCAGATACCGGGAGGAAGTTATGTCCCTGTGATTCCAACTGGATTAAATGAAGCAGACTGTATTCAGGGAGGAAATGAAAAACTTTTATTAACCCTGAGAAATTCCATAAATCAGGCTATTTCAAGAAAAAAACCCCCTGAAGTTGTTTTTATTTTGACAAGTGATGCAACTGCTATTGTCGGTGATGATATAAAAGTAGCTGCAAAAGTTGTGGAAGAAGAAACAGGAGTGAAAATAATCGGGTTAGATACACCGGGATTTGCAGGAGGATTAGTTCATGGAACAGATATTGCTTTGTCTGCATTGTTGGAGTGCCATTCTGAGAGCATAAGTCGAAATGGTAAATCAAACAATAAAAAATCAATAAATCTTATAGCGCCTCATTTGTTGGGTTCTAAAAACTGGACAAACGACACTGATGAAATTATAAGGCTGATACAGGAAACAGATATTCTGGTCAATTTAAATATGACCAGAAACTTTGATTTAAAAGATATTTCCGAATTTGCAAAAGCTGAATTTAACTATATTCTTTCTTCAGAAGAATTGACAAATTTTGAAAAAATATGTTCTGATTTAAACTCAAAAATTTTAAAAGAAAATTTACCTTTGCCTATAGGTGTTGCAAATACAGAAGAATGGCTGTTAAAAATTGCCGAAAAGTTCGGTAATATTGAGAAAGCAAAAGAAGTACTGGTCAAAGACCAGAAATTTGTTCAAAATCAGCTTAGATTAAATTATAATTTCAGTTGGATGTCGACTTTGATGTACGGAAAGCACTGCGGTATCCTTGCGCATGCAAAATTTGGGGCGTCTCTTGCACGCTGTTTGCTTTGGGATTTTGGGATTATTCCCAAAGTTATAGGGCTTGTTGCAGAAACCGACAGAGCTATGGATGAAGCGCTTGAGCTTCTTAAAGCAATTAAAAATCAGGCAAAATTCACTGTTTTGATTAATCCGTCATATTTTGACTATATAAATCATTTAAAAACAGCTGAAGTGGACTTTGCTATAGGCTCTATACAGGACAAACCGCTGTGCATAGGGCAAAAAATACCTCATTTGTCGCTGGCAGGGTTTAATTTTTTCAATCAATACAATTTTATTCCATGGCCAAATTTTGGAATAAGAGGGACTTTGGGGCTTTTAACAGAGCTCTCAGGTATTATGGAAGAAGCTTTTTACTTAAAAAACATGATTTCTTCAAATAATTATGAATTTAAAAAATAA
- a CDS encoding thioredoxin domain-containing protein produces the protein MRILHKKLISILIIAATFAAIFSNFQFASAVPPKINLTPSDYTTGLTWEKAQKLNKPIVVNFYADWCHFCQGFAPILDKLRQQTGSKYSFVFINCEDPKNERIVRNFNIQSYPSLFLVKKNKKIQIDNSKFQNIYLLKEELDKFSK, from the coding sequence ATGAGAATTCTGCACAAAAAATTAATATCAATTTTAATAATAGCTGCAACTTTCGCGGCAATATTTTCAAATTTCCAATTTGCATCTGCTGTTCCTCCCAAAATAAATTTAACACCATCTGATTACACAACAGGACTAACCTGGGAAAAAGCTCAAAAGCTTAATAAACCCATAGTCGTTAATTTTTATGCAGACTGGTGCCATTTCTGTCAGGGATTTGCTCCTATTCTTGATAAATTAAGACAACAAACCGGCTCAAAATACAGCTTTGTTTTTATCAACTGCGAAGATCCAAAAAACGAACGCATTGTAAGAAATTTCAATATACAATCATATCCGTCTTTATTTCTTGTTAAGAAAAACAAAAAAATTCAGATCGATAATTCAAAATTCCAGAATATTTATTTACTAAAAGAAGAACTTGATAAATTTTCAAAATAA